A single region of the Aquarana catesbeiana isolate 2022-GZ linkage group LG07, ASM4218655v1, whole genome shotgun sequence genome encodes:
- the LOC141102468 gene encoding olfactory receptor 1G1-like encodes MRNMTEISSFTLVGLSDHPLTMNGLFVFFLLIYLMTLITNLLIFFLVLTDYNLHNPMYFFLANLAFLDMSYSSVTAPRMLFDLVIESQSISIPACIAQVFFYLVFAASEIFLLSAMSYDRYIAICHPLHYQRIMSWRVCTRMASLVWVAGCFVPFLHTLFLFRLSFCRTASIHNFFCDLPRLIQITCTDPFINTVVIFITSATFGFAAFLLTFLSYVFIFRTVLRISSKTGKMKAFSTCTSHLTVVFIFYGSLIFIYMVPASSNMVNLNKLFAVIPSLINPLLNPLIYSLRNKDLMEALMKSFYHLRLILASC; translated from the coding sequence atgagaaatatgACAGAGATTTCGTCTTTCACTCTTGTGGGTCTATCAGACCATCCACTGACCATGAATGGACTTTTTGTGTTCTTCCTTCTGATTTATCTGATGACTCTTATCACAaaccttcttatttttttcttggtcCTCACTGACTACAATCTACACaacccaatgtatttttttcttgcaaACTTGGCTTTTCTGGACATGTCCTATTCTTCAGTGACCGCACCAAGGATGCTCTTTGACTTGGTCATAGAAAGCCAATCAATATCCATTCCTGCCTGTATAGCCCAAGTCTTTTTCTACCTTGTCTTTGCTGCTTCAGAAATTTTCTTGCTCTCGGCTATGTCCTACGACCGCTACATTGCCATCTGCCACCCTCTACATTACCAACGAATTATGTCTTGGAGGGTCTGTACTCGTATGGCCTCTCTGGTCTGGGTTGCAGGATGTTTTGTCCCCTTTCTTCATACTTTATTTTTGTTCAGGTTGTCCTTCTGCAGAACAGCTTCCATCCACAACTTCTTTTGTGACCTTCCACGCTTGATCCAAATTACATGTACTGACCCCTTCATAAACACGGTGGTCATATTCATAACAAGTGCTACTTTTGGATTCGCAGCCTTTCTTTTGACCTTTCTTTCCTATGTCTTTATTTTCAGGACCGTCCTCAGAATCAGTAGCAAGACTGGAAAgatgaaagcattctccacctgcACATCACACCTCACCGTGGTCTTCATCTTTTATGGCtccttaatttttatttatatggtTCCAGCTTCCAGCAATATGGTCAATTTAAACAAATTGTTTGCAGTCATACCTTCCCTCATTAACCCATTGCTGAATCCTCTGATCTACAGCCTAAGGAACAAGGACCTTATGGAGGCACTTATGAAGTCTTTCTATCACTTAAGGTTAATTCTGGCATCATGCTGA
- the LOC141102330 gene encoding olfactory receptor 5B12-like — MRNMTEISSFTLVGLSDHPQTMNVLFALFLLIYLMTVITNLLIFFLVLTDYHLHNPMYFFLANLAFLDMSYSSVTAPRMLFDLVTKSRSISIPACIAQVFFYLSFAASEMFLLLAMSYDRYIAICHPLHYKLMMSWRVCARMASLVWVAGFFASFVHTLFLLRLSFCRTASIHNFFCDLPRLYQITCTDTFINMVVIFVVGGGFGFGAFLLTFLPYVFIFRTILRIRSKTGKMKAFSTCSSHITVVSIFYGSLIFIYMVPASSHMVNLNKLFTVLSALINPLLNPLIYSLRNNDLIEALMRSYYHLRLILAS, encoded by the coding sequence atgagaaatatgACAGAGATTTCCTCTTTCACTCTCGTGGGTCTATCAGACCATCCACAGACCATGAATGTACTTTTTGCTCTCTTCCTTCTGATCTATCTGATGACTGTTATCACAaaccttcttatttttttcttggtcCTCACTGACTACCATCTGCACaacccaatgtatttttttcttgccaACTTGGCATTTCTGGACATGTCCTATTCATCAGTGACTGCACCAAGGATGCTCTTTGATTTGGTCACAAAAAGCAGATCAATATCCATTCCTGCCTGCATAGCCCAAGTCTTTTTCTACCTCTCCTTTGCTGCTTCAGAAATGTTCTTGCTCCTGGCTATGTCCTACGACCGCTACATTGCCATCTGCCACCCCCTACATTACAAACTAATGATGTCTTGGAGGGTCTGTGCTCGTATGGCCTCTCTGGTCTGGGTTGCAGGATTTTTTGCCTCCTTTGTTCATACTTTATTTTTGTTGAGGTTGTCCTTCTGCAGAACAGCTTCCATCCACAACTTCTTTTGTGACCTTCCACGCTTATATCAAATTACATGTACTGACACCTTCATAAACATGGTGGTCATATTTGTAGTAGGCGGTGGTTTTGGATTCGGAGCCTTTCTTTTGACCTTTCTTCCCTATGTCTTTATTTTCAGGACCATCCTCAGAATCCGTAGCAAGACTGGAAAgatgaaagcattctccacctgcTCATCACATATTACGGTGGTCTCCATATTTTATGGCtccttaatttttatttatatggtTCCAGCTTCCAGCCATATGGTCAATTTAAACAAACTGTTTACAGTTCTATCGGCACTCATTAACCCATTGCTGAATCCTCTGATCTACAGCCTGAGGAACAATGACCTTATAGAAGCACTTATGAGGTCCTATTATCACTTAAGGTTAATTCTGGCATCATGA